A genome region from Manihot esculenta cultivar AM560-2 chromosome 5, M.esculenta_v8, whole genome shotgun sequence includes the following:
- the LOC110614872 gene encoding uncharacterized mitochondrial protein AtMg00810-like, with protein MDLFPKARMVDCKGISTPASSKDKITATQGPLFSDSTLYRSIVGGLQYLSLTRPKICYSASNIEDWNSITSFAIFMGKYLISWNSKKQQIVAKSSTEAEYRAIDLAITELTWIQSLLRDIDFASK; from the exons ATGGATCTATTTCCAAAGGCACGAATGGTAGATTGCAAGGGAATTTCTACTCCTGCGAGTTCAAAAGACAAGATAACTGCTACACAAGGTCCTTTATTTTCTGATTCTACTTTGTATAGAAGCATAGTTGGTGGACTGCAGTATTTAAGCCTCACGCGTCCTAAGATCTGCTACTCG GCGAGTAACATAGAAGATTGGAATTCTATAACTAGTTTTGCAATTTTTATGGGCAAATATCTCATCTCTTGGAATTCAAAGAAGCAGCAGATTGTTGCAAAATCCTCCACCGAGGCAGAGTACAGGGCTATCGATTTAGCTATCACAGAACTCACTTGGATACAATCACTTTTACGTGATATTGATTTTGCTTCTAAATAA